In Primulina eburnea isolate SZY01 chromosome 3, ASM2296580v1, whole genome shotgun sequence, one DNA window encodes the following:
- the LOC140826994 gene encoding probable receptor-like serine/threonine-protein kinase At4g34500, which produces MADSGNILTSKTPILGQKLYAIVIVTVVIMMAVFLIFFLLFRWRRKSKLRHIGGKRSSGRLPLVFEEIGEVNESDQGQAIKVIDKKIKALVLVEDVGKVGEIESGSKKGSSESNESSVTRSESSSAFSASTDGFGNAGWGRWYSLNELLVATNQFTSANVIGEGGYGVVYRGVLQDGSVIAVKNLLNNKGQAEKEFRVEVEAIGKVRHKNLVGLIGYCAEGAQRLLVYEFIDNGNLEQWLHGEVGPVSPLTWEIRMKIASGTARGLAYLHEGLEPKVVHRDVKSSNILLDKKWNSKVSDFGLAKLLESDKTHVTTRVMGTFGYVSPDYASTGMLNEANDVYSYGVLLMEIITGRSPVDYSRPPGEMNLIDWFKGMISSRRSEELVDPRIEVPPPPRALKRILLVCLRCVDLDANKRPKMGQIVHMLEADEFPYRAEPRSAGNTAPQPSTVGNDKILAAQNEVLHDNEGKLKA; this is translated from the exons ATGGCGGATTCTGGCAATATTTTGACCTCAAAAACTCCGATTCTCGGCCAGAAACTGTACGCCATAGTTATCGTTACCGTCGTGATTATGATGGCtgtttttctcatattttttctGTTATTTCGTTGGAGACGAAAGTCAAAACTGCGCCACATTGGCGGCAAACGCAGCTCGGGGCGACTGCCTCTGGTTTTTGAGGAGATCGGTGAAGTTAATGAGTCCGATCAAGGTCAGGCTATCAAAGTTATTGATAAGAAAATCAAAGCGTTAGTTCTGGTGGAAGATGTCGGGAAGGTTGGGGAAATTGAATCGGGGAGTAAGAAGGGGAGCTCGGAGAGCAACGAGTCGAGTGTGACTCGGAGTGAATCTTCATCGGCATTTTCCGCGTCCACCGACGGTTTTGGGAATGCTGGATGGGGGCGGTGGTACAGTTTAAATGAGCTTTTAGTCGCTACGAATCAGTTTACCAGCGCGAATGTGATTGGGGAAGGAGGTTATGGCGTTGTTTATCGAGGTGTTTTGCAGGATGGTTCTGTTATTGCTGTCAAAAATCTTCTGAACAACAA GGGTCAAGCAGAAAAGGAGTTTAGGGTGGAAGTCGAAGCAATTGGCAAAGTAAGACACAAAAACCTTGTGGGACTGATAGGTTATTGTGCGGAAGGTGCTCAAAG GTTGCTTGTCTATGAGTTCATTGATAATGGAAATTTGGAGCAATGGTTGCATGGTGAGGTGGGGCCAGTTAGCCCTTTAACGTGGGAGATCAGGATGAAAATTGCCAGTGGGACGGCAAGAGG ACTGGCATACCTGCATGAAGGATTGGAACCCAAAGTTGTTCATCGTGACGTGAAATCCAGCAATATTCTTTTAGATAAAAAATGGAACTCTAAAGTCTCCGATTTTGGACTTGCCAAGTTATTGGAATCTGATAAAACCCATGTTACTACACGAGTAATGGGAACATTTGG ATATGTCTCCCCCGACTATGCAAGTACTGGCATGCTTAATGAAGCCAACGACGTGTACAGCTATGGAGTTCTACTCATGGAAATAATAACTGGAAGGAGCCCGGTAGACTATTCCAGACCGCCTGGAGAG ATGAACTTGATCGATTGGTTCAAAGGGATGATATCAAGCCGTCGTAGTGAAGAGTTGGTAGACCCCCGGATTGAGGTTCCTCCTCCCCCAAGAGCTTTGAAAAGAATATTACTTGTTTGCCTTCGGTGCGTTGATTTGGATGCCAATAAGCGTCCAAAGATGGGACAGATTGTACACATGCTTGAGGCAGATGAATTTCCTTACCGCGCG GAACCTAGATCTGCTGGTAACACAGCTCCGCAACCATCGACAGTTGGTAACGACAAAATTCTGGCAGCCCAAAATGAAGTGCTTCATGATAATGAAGGAAAACTAAAGGCGTAA
- the LOC140826992 gene encoding guanine nucleotide-binding protein subunit beta-2 has product MASVTELKQRHLAASETVNGLREKLKQKRLLLLDTDVAGYSRLQGKNPLNFGPTDLVCCRTLQGHTGKVYSLDWTAERNRIVSASQDGRLIVWNALTSQKTHAIKLPCAWVMTCAFSPTGQSVTCGGLDSVCSVFNLNSPSDKDGNLPVSRMLTGHKGYVSSCQYVPDEDSHLITASGDHTCVLWDITTGLRTSVFGGEFQSGHTADVLSVSINGSNSRMFVSGSCDSTARLWDTRVASRAVRTFHGHEGDVNTVKFFPDGNSFGTGSDDGACRLFDIRTGHQLQVYQQPHGDNEVPHVTSIAFSISGRLLFAGYTNGDCYVWDTLLAKVVLNLGSLQNSHESRISCLGLSADGSALCTGSWDTNLKIWAFGGYRKVS; this is encoded by the exons ATGGCGTCAGTTACTGAGCTGAAACAGCGTCACTTGGCTGCTTCCGAAACCGTTAATGGGCTCCGGGAAAAATTGAAGCAAAAACGTCTTCTTCTTCTCGACACTGATG TTGCTGGTTACTCGAGGTTGCAGGGGAAAAATCCGTTGAATTTTGGGCCAACCGATCTGGTTTGTTGTCGAACGTTGCAGGGTCACACGGGAAAG GTTTATTCCCTGGATTGGACTGCTGAAAGGAATCGAATTGTAAGTGCATCTCAAGATGGCAGATTAATAGTGTGGAATGCTCTAACAAGCCAAAAAACTCATGCAATTAAGCTACCATGTGCATGGGTCATGACCTGTGCCTTCTCTCCCACTGGGCAGTCTGTTACCTGTGGTGGCTTAGATAGTGTTTGCTCTGTCTTTAACCTTAACTCTCCATCTGACAAGGATGGGAATCTGCCGGTGTCAAGAATGCTAACAGGGCATAAAGGATATGTGTCATCATGTCAATATGTACCCGACGAAGACTCGCATCTGATAACTGCTTCTGGTGATCACACGTGTGTTCTATGGGATATAACCACTGGCCTGAGGACTTCTGTATTTGGAGGCGAATTTCAGTCTGGCCACACCGCTGATGTGCTAAG TGTCTCCATCAACGGATCCAACTCGAGAATGTTTGTGTCCGGCTCGTGCGACTCAACTGCCCGCCTTTGGGATACTCGTGTTGCCAGTCGAGCTGTTCGCACTTTTCATGGACATGAAGGAGATGTTAATACTGTAAAGTTCTTCCCAGATGGCAATAGTTTTGGAACTGGTTCAGATGATGGAGCCTGTAGACTATTCGACATTAGAACTGGGCACCAGCTACAAGTGTACCAGCAACCACATGGTGATAACGAGGTCCCTCATGTAACTTCTATTGCATTTTCTATCTCAGGCCGACTCCTCTTTGCTGGATATACAAATGGCGACTGCTATGTGTGGGACACTCTGCTCGCTAAG GTGGTTTTGAACTTGGGATCCCTTCAAAATTCTCATGAATCTCGGATTAGCTGTCTCGGGCTATCAGCTGATGGGAGTGCATTATGTACAGGAAGTTGGGATACAAACCTTAAG ATTTGGGCTTTTGGAGGTTACAGAAAAGTGAGCTGA
- the LOC140826995 gene encoding glucan endo-1,3-beta-D-glucosidase-like, giving the protein MAGPPIFLQSHAVFCLLLISFYSANSQSFVGVNYGQVADNLPPPEATAQLLKSTTIEKVRLYGADPGIIKSLANSGVGIVIGAANGDIPALGSDPNFAGNWVNSNVLPYYPASNIIVVTVGNEVMSSKDPNLVALLLPALQNVQNALNAASLGGKIKVSTVHSMAVLSQSEPPSLGAFNPASTDAMKALLQFHSANGSPFMINPYPFFAYQSDPRPETLAFCLFQPNAGRMDSKTGINYMNMFDAQVDAVYSALGGIGFKDIEIVVAETGWPYKGDPNEVGPSLDNAKAYNGNLINHLRSMVGTPLMPGKSVDTYIFALYDEDLKPGPSSERSFGLFRPDLSVTYDAGLSKSSQTPTAPTPTTPVTPAPKPVAGWCVPKPGVSDAQLQENLDYACGQGIDCTPIQPGGACFKPPTVLSHACYAMNLLYQTAGRNPWNCDFLQSATITSTNPSYNACVYPGGNT; this is encoded by the exons ATGGCCGGTCCTCCAATCTTCCTCCAATCACACGCTGTCTTCTGCCTTCTCCTTATCTCTTTTTACTCTGCTA ATTCACAGTCTTTCGTCGGAGTTAATTATGGGCAGGTGGCCGACAACCTCCCTCCGCCGGAGGCGACTGCGCAGCTACTGAAATCTACGACCATCGAGAAGGTGAGGCTGTACGGCGCCGACCCGGGAATAATAAAGTCGCTGGCGAACAGCGGCGTGGGGATCGTGATCGGTGCCGCCAATGGTGATATCCCGGCGCTGGGGTCCGACCCGAACTTCGCGGGTAATTGGGTCAATTCGAATGTGCTGCCGTACTACCCGGCCAGCAACATCATCGTTGTCACGGTGGGGAATGAGGTGATGAGCTCAAAAGATCCGAACCTAGTGGCTCTGCTCCTGCCCGCCTTGCAAAATGTCCAAAACGCCCTCAATGCCG CATCACTTGGTGGGAAAATAAAGGTGTCAACTGTGCATTCAATGGCGGTGTTAAGCCAATCGGAACCACCATCATTAGGGGCTTTCAATCCGGCTTCAACCGATGCAATGAAGGCATTGTTGCAGTTCCATAGTGCAAACGGTTCGCCATTTATGATCAATCCATATCCTTTCTTCGCTTACCAGAGCGATCCGAGGCCGGAAACGTTGGCGTTTTGCTTGTTCCAACCTAATGCCGGAAGGATGGATTCAAAAACTGGCATCAACTACATGAACATGTTTGATGCTCAG GTTGATGCTGTATATTCGGCCTTGGGTGGAATCGGATTTAAGGATATCGAGATCGTTGTTGCTGAGACGGGGTGGCCTTATAAAGGCGATCCTAACGAAGTCGGTCCGAGTTTGGATAACGCGAAAGCTTACAATGGGAACTTGATAAACCACCTCAGGTCCATGGTTGGTACTCCACTCATGCCTGGAAAATCAGTTGATACCTATATCTTTGCACTTTATGATGAAGATTTGAAACCCGGGCCTTCTTCAGAGCGCTCGTTTGGGCTTTTCAGGCCCGATCTTTCGGTGACTTACGATGCTGGTCTCTCGAAGAGCTCGCAG ACTCCAACTGCCCCAACGCCCACGACTCCGGTGACTCCTGCACCAAAACCAGTAGCAGGTTGGTGTGTACCCAAGCCAGGCGTATCCGACGCGCAACTACAGGAAAATCTTGATTATGCATGCGGACAGGGCATTGATTGTACTCCGATTCAGCCCGGTGGTGCATGTTTCAAGCCACCAACTGTTCTATCGCATGCTTGTTACGCCATGAATCTTCTATACCAAACAGCGGGTAGAAATCCGTGGAACTGCGACTTCCTGCAGAGCGCAACAATCACTTCTACAAATCCTA GTTACAATGCTTGCGTTTACCCTGGTGGAAATACATGA
- the LOC140826991 gene encoding proline-rich receptor-like protein kinase PERK15, which translates to MSQEDASPPSNSSSPSPPPPDSSDSSPPPPPPPSPSDSSTSPPPKNDSSSPPPPDNGSDSPSPPPPSSDKNSPPPPPPPNNNDNNDDNNNSPPSNNNKHPPPPKSSSSDGFSPPPPPSSHSGSLPPSSDQRSSNNESSNGPDQKAIIGGAAAGAGLLLFIVILFMICCARRKKRRARDHMHYYTDNSLGHKSDIYYNNIPPHGNLNSELGWPAAPPPPPPMMSSSELSSTGFSGPHQSSLPPPHPAVALGFNQSSFTYNDLSVATGGFSQANLLGQGGFGFVHKGILPNGKEVAVKSLKSNSSQGEREFQAEVDIISRVHHRHLVSLVGYCIAGSQRMLVYEYVPNGTLEFHLHGSGRQTMDFHTRLRIAIGSAKGFAYLHEDCHPRIIHRDIKTANILLDYNFEAKVADFGLAKLSSDTNTHVSTRIMGTFGYLAPEYASSGKLTEKSDVYSYGIMLLELITGRRPIDLSSDDDDSLVDWARPILIQAVEGGSYEELVDPHLENNYDHHVMLRMVASAAACIRHSARRRPKMSQIVRALEGDVSLEDLNEGVRPGHSSMFGSNSGSEYDSGSYTDLRRFKKVDGMSSQEFTSSGEHGLTGEFVHPNKAH; encoded by the exons ATGTCGCAAGAGGATGCTTCGCCACCCTCTAATTCATCATCCCCGTCTCCGCCCCCGCCAGACTCGTCAGATTCATCGCCGCCGCCCCCACCACCACCGTCACCATCCGATTCATCAACATCACCACCGCCAAAAAATGATTCATCATCGCCACCACCTCCTGACAACGGCTCAGATTCTCCATCCCCGCCACCTCCATCCTCCGATAAAAATTccccacctccacctccacctcctaACAACAACGATAACAACGATGACAACAATAATTCTCCACCTTCGAACAACAACAAACATCCTCCACCGCCCAAGTCAAGTTCATCAGACGGGTTTTCACCTCCCCCGCCACCATCATCTCACTCAGGATCGCTTCCTCCGTCTAGTGATCAGAGGTCATCAAACAATGAATCATCCAATGGTCCAGACCAAAAGGCCATCATAGGTGGAGCAGCAGCTGGGGCAGGATTACTGCTCTTTATCGTGATTCTCTTCATGATATGTTGTGCTAGAAGAAAGAAAAGAAGGGCACGAGACCATATGCATTACTACACAGATAATTCCCTAGGACACAAAA GTGAtatatattacaacaatattccTCCACACGGCAACCTGAACTCGGAACTAGGCTGGCCTGCGGCGCCTCCCCCTCCCCCTCCAATGATGAGCAGCAGCGAACTAAGCTCCACCGGGTTCTCCGGCCCACACCAATCATCACTGCCGCCTCCCCATCCAGCTGTCGCCTTAGGGTTCAACCAGAGCAGCTTCACGTACAACGACCTGTCAGTGGCCACTGGCGGATTTTCGCAAGCAAATCTACTTGGTCAAGGCGGATTCGGATTCGTTCACAAGGGGATTTTACCTAATGGGAAGGAGGTTGCGGTTAAGAGCTTGAAATCGAACAGCTCGCAGGGGGAGCGGGAGTTCCAGGCGGAGGTGGATATCATCAGCAGGGTTCATCATCGACATCTTGTGTCGCTGGTTGGGTACTGTATCGCAGGATCTCAAAGGATGTTGGTCTATGAATATGTTCCCAATGGAACtcttgaatttcatcttcatg GAAGTGGTCGGCAAACAATGGATTTCCACACGAGACTGAGAATTGCCATTGGATCAGCCAAAGGATTCGCTTACCTTCATGAAGACT GTCATCCTCGGATTATCCATCGAGACATTAAAACTGCAAACATTTTGCTGGACTACAATTTTGAAGCCAAG GTGGCTGATTTTGGATTGGCTAAGCTATCTTCAGACACCAACACTCATGTCTCAACTCGGATAATGGGAACATTTGG atactTGGCACCTGAATATGCATCATCCGGGAAACTTACTGAGAAATCCGACGTCTACTCCTATGGGATAATGCTTTTGGAGCTAATAACCGGCCGTCGCCCCATCGATCTGAGCAGCGACGACGACGATAGCCTAGTTGACTGG GCTAGACCAATTCTGATCCAAGCAGTAGAGGGAGGAAGCTATGAAGAGTTGGTGGATCCACATCTAGAAAACAACTATGATCACCATGTTATGCTGCGTATGGTGGCTAGCGCCGCCGCCTGCATTAGGCACTCTGCGAGACGACGTCCGAAAATGAGCCAG ATTGTGAGAGCACTGGAAGGTGATGTATCCCTAGAGGACCTCAACGAGGGAGTGAGACCAGGGCACAGTAGCATGTTCGGGTCAAACAGTGGCTCAGAGTACGACAGTGGCTCATACACAGATTTGAGAAGATTCAAGAAAGTAGATGGGATGTCGAGCCAGGAATTCACCAGCAGTGGCGAACATGGACTCACCGGCGAGTTCGTTCACCCTAACAAAGCACATTAG